A genomic stretch from Pontibacter liquoris includes:
- the atpC gene encoding ATP synthase F1 subunit epsilon has translation MYLEIITPDKKVFAGEVEAAQFPGASGSFEVLNGHAPLISTMERGRVRLTTSKGQEFFTVDGGVVEVLNNKIIVLAESVIA, from the coding sequence ATGTATTTAGAGATAATCACACCTGATAAGAAGGTTTTCGCCGGTGAGGTGGAGGCTGCGCAGTTTCCCGGAGCCAGTGGTTCTTTTGAGGTTTTAAACGGGCACGCCCCGCTGATCAGCACCATGGAAAGAGGCCGTGTGCGCCTTACAACTAGCAAAGGACAGGAGTTCTTTACCGTTGACGGTGGTGTGGTAGAAGTGCTCAACAACAAGATCATTGTGCTGGCTGAGTCGGTGATCGCGTAG